The genomic region CGATAAACTTAGATTAATTGTAGAAATAGCTTTAGATTTACACGAATTCCAGCACAACGGACTTGATAAGGATAGCGAGATTTCAAGATACCCAAATGAGGAACTTGTAAAAAAGGACATCCTAGAAGTAACAAATTTCATTAAGAGTAGGGTAAAAACTCCGTAAAGTAAAAAAGAAATTAAACCTGCACGCGAAAGCTAATTTTAAAAAATATACTTCTAAAAGGAAAATATGAATCCTCCTACTCCCATAATTAAGAGGCCCAATTACTCTTTTGAATATCCTCATGAAAGGAAAAGTACTAGGGAAGGAAGAGGATTTAGTTTAGGAGAACTTAAGGCCGTGAATTTAACCCCTGAAAAAGCTAGAAAGCTTGGACTAAGAGTTGATAAGAGAAGGAAATCCGTTCATCAGGAAAATGTTGATGCTCTTAAAAAAT from Acidianus ambivalens harbors:
- a CDS encoding 50S ribosomal protein L13e, which translates into the protein MNPPTPIIKRPNYSFEYPHERKSTREGRGFSLGELKAVNLTPEKARKLGLRVDKRRKSVHQENVDALKKYLDELNKEKSTQSKT